The proteins below come from a single Leptospiraceae bacterium genomic window:
- a CDS encoding cytochrome c3 family protein, whose amino-acid sequence MNIQAIKITMPLITVAAIAYLLFSPSRYVGYAPDQPLPFNHKIHAGDNKIDCRYCHTSVETSAHASVPPTATCMNCHSNVAVKTSDVKWLTKQFEGEKSTGITVEGKGKPIQWIKVHDQPDFVYFNHSRHISRGVDCSKCHGNVAEMVKVKQVESLNMGYCVNCHRENNAPNDCSTCHR is encoded by the coding sequence ATGAATATACAAGCTATTAAAATTACAATGCCACTTATCACGGTTGCTGCGATTGCTTATTTGCTTTTCTCCCCATCTCGTTATGTGGGATATGCGCCAGACCAACCACTGCCCTTTAACCATAAAATCCATGCCGGTGACAATAAAATCGATTGTCGTTATTGCCATACCAGTGTGGAAACCTCTGCTCATGCTAGCGTACCCCCTACAGCTACTTGTATGAATTGTCACTCCAATGTGGCAGTCAAAACAAGTGATGTAAAGTGGCTCACGAAACAATTTGAGGGTGAAAAATCCACAGGTATAACAGTGGAAGGAAAAGGAAAACCGATTCAATGGATTAAAGTCCATGACCAACCCGATTTTGTCTACTTCAACCACTCACGCCATATATCGCGCGGAGTTGATTGTTCCAAATGCCATGGCAATGTTGCCGAAATGGTAAAAGTAAAACAAGTTGAATCACTGAATATGGGATATTGTGTGAATTGTCATAGAGAGAATAATGCTCCAAATGACTGCTCCACTTGCCATAGATAA